The following proteins come from a genomic window of Ictalurus furcatus strain D&B chromosome 26, Billie_1.0, whole genome shotgun sequence:
- the arl13b gene encoding ADP-ribosylation factor-like protein 13B isoform X4, with translation MKSSWLQRTCTWIGRLMSLWRKCRRKVTLVMVGLDNAGKTATVRGIQGESPLDVAPTVGFSKVDLKQGKFEVTIFDLGGGKRIRGIWKNYYSESYGVVFVVDSSDVQRIHETRDTMAEVLRHPRIAGKPVLVLANKQDRDGAMAEADIIENLSLEKLVNENKCLCQIEPCSAVLGYGKKIDKSIKNGLNWLLNNIAKDYEAITERVQRDTAEQRVQEEQDKKERAERVKRIREERDRQECEEAEKAGRQIKEEESEDADMSNPFQPINHIVAENENKSKQETEMKKQGGEVVQDGKEEEEEEEEEEESERQTPESPESGPTDQTKKKMKKIRLKRKNRVDPLVTDDAAKSPTPPPAPVGWATPKVSRLPKLEPLGDSRRSDFYGRPLPPVAIRQRPNAHAV, from the exons ATGAAGTCTTCCTGGCTGCAGAGGACTTGTACTTGGATAGGGCGCTTGATGTCGTTGTGGCGCAAGTGCCGCAG GAAGGTGACGCTGGTGATGGTGGGACTGGACAATGCTGGGAAAACCGCCACAGTACGGGGCATCCAGGGAG AGAGTCCTCTAGACGTGGCCCCAACGGTGGGCTTCTCCAAAGTGGACCTAAAGCAGGGCAAGTTCGAGGTCACGATATTTGACCTCGGCGGCGGGAAGCGGATCCGGGGCATCTGGAAGAACTACTACTCCGAGTCGTATGGCGTGGTGTTCGTGGTGGACTCGAGCGACGTCCAGAGGATCCATGAGACCAGAGACACCATGGCGGAAGTGCTGCGGCACCCTCGCATCGCCGGAAAGCCTGTGCTAGT GCTGGCCAACAAACAGGACCGAGACGGAGCGATGGCTGAAGCGGACATCATCGAGAACCTGTCACTTGAAAAGCTTGTCAATGAGAACAAGTGTCTGTGTCAGATT GAACCGTGCTCGGCAGTCCTGGGCTACGGTAAGAAGATCGACAAGTCCATCAAGAACGGCCTGAACTGGCTCCTGAACAACATCGCCAAAGACTACGAGGCGATTACAGAGCGCGTTCAGAGGGACACGGCCGAGCAGCGTGTACAAGAGGAGCAGGATAAGAAGGAGAGAGCGGAGCGAGTGAAACGGATTCGAGAGGAGAg agACAGACAAGAGTGTGAAGAGGCGGAGAAAGCAGGCAGGCAAATAAAGGAGGAGGAGTCTGAGGACGCCGATATGTCCAACCCATTCCAGCCAATAAACCATATTGTTGCGGAG AATGAAAACAAGTCGAAACAAGAAACGGAGATGAAAAAGCAGGGAGGAGAGGTCGTGCAGGACggcaaagaagaagaggaggaggaggaggaagaggaagagagtgaaagacagaCTCCAGAGAGCCCAGAATCAG GTCCAACAGACCAGACcaaaaagaagatgaagaaaatacGGCTCAAGCGGAAAAACAGAGTCGACCCTCTCGTAACGGACGACGCAGCCAAGAGCCCGACTCCACCACCCGCACCAG TTGGATGGGCTACTCCCAAAGTTTCTAGACTCCCCAAGCTCGAACCTCTTGGAGATTCAAGGCGTTCTG ATTTCTATGGCAGGCCCCTCCCACCTGTAGCAATTAGACAGAGACCAAATG CCCACGCCGTGTAA